A region of Myxococcus stipitatus DSM 14675 DNA encodes the following proteins:
- a CDS encoding zinc-dependent alcohol dehydrogenase family protein, with translation MDGTMRVMVLHAPGQPLREERWPVPRPGPQEVLLQVRACAVCRTDLHLVDGELPRPKLPVVPGHEVVATVVEAGAEVLGLEVGTRVGVPWLGWTCGQCRYCVSGRENLCDDARFTGYQVDGGYAEYTVAHHRYCFPLPASYPDFHAAPLMCAGLIGFRSLRMAGDGERLGMYGFGAAAHVLIQVARYQGRRVFAFTRPGDEAGQHFARESGAEWAGGSDVLPPEPLDAAILFAPVGALVPAALRAVDKGGVVVCGGIHMSDVPSFPYALLWEERGVRSVANLTRADALDFLVLAPLVPVRTEVRVFPLSAANEALAALREGQVRGAAVLDPRA, from the coding sequence ATGGACGGCACCATGCGTGTGATGGTTCTCCACGCACCCGGGCAACCGCTTCGAGAGGAGCGGTGGCCCGTTCCTCGTCCGGGGCCGCAAGAGGTGCTGCTGCAAGTGCGGGCGTGCGCGGTGTGCCGCACGGACCTGCACCTGGTGGATGGAGAGCTGCCCCGGCCCAAGCTGCCCGTGGTGCCGGGCCATGAAGTGGTGGCCACCGTCGTCGAGGCGGGCGCCGAGGTGCTGGGGCTGGAGGTGGGCACCCGCGTGGGCGTGCCCTGGCTCGGGTGGACGTGCGGCCAGTGCCGCTACTGCGTCTCCGGTCGGGAGAACCTCTGCGACGATGCTCGCTTCACCGGTTACCAGGTGGATGGCGGTTACGCCGAGTACACCGTGGCGCACCACCGCTACTGCTTTCCGCTGCCGGCGAGCTACCCGGACTTCCACGCCGCGCCGTTGATGTGCGCGGGGCTCATCGGCTTTCGCAGCCTGCGCATGGCGGGAGACGGTGAGCGGCTGGGGATGTATGGCTTTGGCGCCGCCGCGCACGTGCTCATCCAGGTGGCGCGCTATCAAGGTCGGCGCGTGTTTGCCTTCACGCGGCCGGGGGACGAGGCGGGGCAGCACTTCGCGCGGGAGTCGGGCGCGGAGTGGGCGGGGGGCTCGGATGTCTTGCCGCCCGAGCCCTTGGACGCGGCCATCCTCTTCGCGCCCGTGGGGGCGCTGGTGCCCGCGGCGCTGCGGGCCGTGGACAAGGGCGGTGTCGTGGTGTGTGGCGGCATCCACATGAGCGATGTCCCGTCGTTCCCGTATGCGCTGCTCTGGGAGGAGCGCGGGGTGCGCTCGGTGGCGAACCTGACGCGGGCGGATGCGCTGGACTTCCTGGTGCTCGCGCCCTTGGTGCCCGTGCGCACCGAGGTGAGGGTGTTCCCGCTCTCCGCCGCGAACGAGGCGCTCGCCGCGCTGCGCGAGGGACAGGTGCGCGGCGCGGCCGTGCTGGACCCTCGCGCGTAG
- a CDS encoding HPF/RaiA family ribosome-associated protein, producing MKRALQITYRGMPTSEALNEHIRDHAAKLEHFFDGIVGCHVVVDEPHRHQHHGHQFRVRVDLHVPGKDISAGRTAAEHAAHEDPYQAVTEAFEAARRQLQHYTQAHHAQYRH from the coding sequence ATGAAGCGAGCGTTGCAGATCACCTACCGGGGCATGCCGACGAGCGAGGCGCTCAACGAGCACATTCGAGACCACGCGGCGAAGCTGGAGCACTTCTTCGATGGCATCGTGGGATGCCATGTCGTGGTGGACGAGCCGCACCGGCATCAGCACCACGGCCACCAGTTCCGCGTGCGCGTGGACCTGCACGTGCCGGGCAAGGACATCAGCGCGGGGCGCACCGCGGCGGAGCATGCCGCGCACGAGGACCCCTACCAGGCCGTGACGGAGGCGTTCGAGGCCGCGCGCCGGCAGCTCCAGCACTACACGCAGGCGCACCACGCGCAGTACCGGCACTGA
- a CDS encoding DUF2079 domain-containing protein, whose amino-acid sequence MTSSTPDAASHGRLRLWLGHLSLPLVVLAWGLFVVAPTWVQAARACFPNFDLGIYTQAFARLSFADPNPWLSGRQIFLFNDHFDPILWLAQPLTEVLPAMWAGLVAESLFVLLSLVPLLWLHARGLLSRASTVLAAGLLLLSVGAVDALRFPIHPTTWSVLPWVLAGVAFHFRRNGLLLVAMVLLFSCKEEFAFVGIMLAVALWLRGDRRHAVAALVLSVAWVAWVYGVRPRLWGHTQDHVERLERGLEEGWLQYLWLRVHPSQLARVGTLLVALAPLILWTWRERLRPDWAWMLVLLPLLGIRFLGMAWRFHYVAPLMAAALMGFLPVLRARRPPAWVLVSTFVLLITTNENNLRAGWRTLVTPLGFPARCPDDPARMASIARGVEWLTRERQGPALMGGNFVPLLAHRDDIFAMGGPYPADGRVFEWVLVEKPPRGEIWLLSAERIQELIALWRQDANTQVLIDDPHVFMAKGRFAGYP is encoded by the coding sequence ATGACGTCCTCCACTCCCGACGCTGCTTCGCACGGGCGGCTTCGCCTCTGGTTGGGGCACCTGTCGCTGCCCCTCGTCGTGCTGGCCTGGGGGCTGTTCGTCGTCGCCCCCACGTGGGTCCAGGCCGCGCGCGCCTGCTTTCCGAACTTCGACCTGGGCATCTACACCCAGGCCTTCGCGCGCCTCTCGTTCGCGGACCCCAATCCCTGGCTGAGCGGGCGGCAGATATTCCTCTTCAACGACCACTTCGACCCCATCCTGTGGCTGGCGCAGCCCCTGACGGAGGTCCTGCCCGCGATGTGGGCGGGGCTGGTGGCCGAGTCGCTCTTCGTGCTGCTGTCGCTGGTTCCGCTGCTCTGGCTCCACGCGCGCGGGCTCCTGAGCCGCGCGTCCACGGTGCTGGCGGCGGGGCTCCTGCTGCTGTCGGTGGGGGCCGTGGATGCGCTGCGGTTCCCCATCCATCCCACGACGTGGTCCGTGCTGCCGTGGGTGCTGGCGGGCGTGGCCTTCCACTTCCGCCGCAACGGGCTGCTGCTGGTGGCGATGGTGCTGCTGTTCTCCTGCAAGGAGGAGTTCGCCTTCGTGGGCATCATGCTCGCCGTGGCACTGTGGTTGCGCGGTGACAGGCGTCACGCGGTGGCGGCCCTGGTGCTGTCCGTCGCATGGGTCGCGTGGGTCTACGGGGTGCGGCCCCGGCTCTGGGGACACACGCAGGACCATGTCGAGCGGCTCGAGCGAGGGCTGGAGGAGGGCTGGCTTCAGTACCTCTGGCTCCGCGTGCATCCCTCGCAGCTCGCGCGCGTGGGCACCTTGTTGGTGGCCCTGGCGCCGCTCATCCTCTGGACGTGGCGCGAGCGCCTGAGGCCGGACTGGGCCTGGATGTTGGTGCTCCTGCCCTTGTTGGGCATCCGGTTCCTGGGCATGGCCTGGCGCTTCCACTACGTCGCGCCGCTGATGGCCGCGGCGCTGATGGGCTTCCTTCCCGTCCTGCGCGCCCGGAGGCCGCCGGCCTGGGTGCTGGTGAGCACCTTCGTGCTGCTCATCACCACCAACGAGAACAACCTGCGCGCGGGGTGGCGGACGCTGGTGACGCCGCTCGGGTTCCCGGCCCGCTGCCCGGACGACCCGGCGCGGATGGCCAGCATCGCCCGAGGCGTGGAGTGGCTCACGCGCGAGCGCCAGGGCCCCGCGCTCATGGGGGGCAACTTCGTGCCGCTGCTGGCGCACCGGGATGACATCTTCGCGATGGGAGGCCCCTATCCCGCCGACGGCCGCGTGTTCGAATGGGTGTTGGTGGAGAAGCCTCCTCGAGGGGAAATCTGGCTCCTCTCCGCCGAGCGCATCCAGGAACTCATCGCGCTCTGGCGACAGGACGCGAACACGCAAGTCCTCATCGACGACCCCCACGTGTTCATGGCGAAGGGGCGCTTCGCCGGATACCCGTGA
- a CDS encoding response regulator yields the protein MNAPRLQVLLVDDEAPVLATTAAVLSEDFDVQTARDAHAARVLLARSRFDVLCTDLHMPGPSGILLLREAVTQDPHLAGVLVTGCREYLDWRDRLDAQGLFYLVLKPYQPADLIAMIHRAAASARLKREMSRLTSGLAEHKWGPR from the coding sequence ATGAATGCCCCGCGGCTCCAGGTGCTGCTGGTGGACGACGAGGCACCGGTCCTCGCCACCACCGCGGCCGTGCTCTCCGAGGACTTCGACGTCCAGACCGCTCGCGATGCGCATGCCGCGCGGGTGCTGCTGGCGCGGAGCCGCTTCGACGTGCTGTGCACGGACCTCCACATGCCCGGGCCCAGCGGCATCCTGCTCCTGCGCGAGGCCGTCACGCAGGACCCGCACCTGGCGGGGGTGCTGGTGACGGGCTGCCGCGAGTACCTCGACTGGCGTGACAGGTTGGATGCGCAGGGCCTCTTCTACCTGGTGCTCAAGCCGTACCAGCCCGCGGACCTCATCGCGATGATCCACCGCGCCGCGGCCTCCGCGCGACTCAAGCGCGAGATGAGCCGGCTCACGTCCGGGCTGGCCGAGCACAAGTGGGGTCCTCGATGA
- a CDS encoding sensor histidine kinase has product MKLSEDVSGPTVALKERAVLLFREHLGAVRRRTDRLFAGLMLAQWAFGILVALFVAPYGWEGKDGAPHAHVYAALFLGAALTVFPIALARWRPGDAATRHGVALAQMLWSSLLIHLTGGRVETHFHVFVSLAFLALYRDPWVLLSATCATIADHIIRGFLWPESVYGVVDPGWWRFLEHGFWVGILDMVLLHAGRGMRREMREVAVRRAELELAREREEEKSAALDRALRELSGFQEHLIRVEKLAAVGQLAASVGHELRNPLAAVRNAHAYLSRRLSRDVIGAADDPRVPQFLGVMERELGACAKIISDLLDFARERPPALQPCPLRPLVDEAIGVVPPRDGVRIINEVPESLPVPSLDKEQFRQVLVNLVQNAVEAMPTGRTGQVSVLAEGQDAGPWAIRVIDDGAGIPPDVLPKIFEPLFTTKTRGTGLGLAIVANMVQRHGGTISVRSEAGRGSEFHIHLPATAAAQAA; this is encoded by the coding sequence ATGAAGCTCTCGGAGGACGTCAGCGGCCCGACGGTGGCATTGAAGGAACGCGCCGTCCTCCTGTTCCGGGAGCACCTGGGCGCCGTGCGCCGCCGCACGGACCGCCTCTTCGCGGGGCTGATGCTGGCGCAGTGGGCCTTCGGCATCCTCGTGGCCCTCTTCGTCGCGCCCTATGGATGGGAAGGCAAGGACGGCGCGCCCCACGCGCATGTGTATGCCGCCCTCTTCCTGGGCGCGGCGCTCACCGTGTTTCCCATTGCGCTGGCGCGCTGGCGCCCCGGGGACGCGGCCACGCGGCACGGGGTGGCGCTGGCGCAGATGCTGTGGTCCTCGCTGCTCATCCACCTGACGGGTGGGCGCGTGGAGACACACTTCCACGTCTTCGTCTCGCTGGCCTTCCTCGCGCTGTACAGAGACCCGTGGGTGCTGCTGTCGGCGACGTGCGCCACCATCGCGGACCACATCATCCGAGGCTTCCTCTGGCCGGAGTCCGTGTACGGCGTCGTGGACCCGGGGTGGTGGCGCTTCCTGGAGCACGGCTTCTGGGTCGGCATCCTCGACATGGTGTTGCTGCACGCCGGACGCGGGATGCGGCGGGAGATGCGCGAGGTCGCGGTGCGGCGCGCGGAGCTGGAGTTGGCGCGCGAGCGTGAAGAGGAGAAGTCCGCCGCGCTGGACCGCGCGCTGCGCGAGCTGAGCGGCTTCCAGGAGCACCTCATCCGCGTGGAGAAGCTCGCCGCGGTGGGTCAGTTGGCCGCCAGCGTGGGTCATGAACTGCGCAATCCGTTGGCCGCCGTGCGCAACGCCCACGCCTACCTCTCCCGACGACTGAGTCGGGATGTGATTGGGGCGGCGGATGACCCACGGGTCCCCCAGTTCCTGGGGGTCATGGAGCGGGAACTGGGCGCGTGCGCCAAGATCATCTCCGACTTGTTGGACTTCGCGCGGGAGCGCCCCCCCGCGCTCCAGCCGTGTCCGTTGCGACCTCTGGTGGACGAGGCCATTGGCGTCGTGCCGCCGCGCGACGGAGTGCGCATCATCAACGAAGTCCCCGAGTCTCTCCCCGTGCCCAGTCTGGACAAGGAACAGTTCCGTCAGGTCCTGGTGAACCTGGTGCAGAACGCGGTAGAGGCGATGCCAACGGGAAGGACGGGACAGGTTTCAGTGCTGGCGGAAGGACAAGACGCGGGGCCCTGGGCCATTCGCGTGATAGATGACGGGGCGGGCATCCCACCGGACGTGCTGCCCAAGATTTTCGAACCGCTTTTCACAACCAAGACGCGTGGGACGGGCTTGGGACTGGCGATTGTGGCGAACATGGTGCAACGTCACGGAGGCACAATCTCTGTGCGAAGCGAAGCCGGCCGGGGTAGTGAATTCCATATTCACCTTCCGGCAACCGCGGCGGCGCAGGCCGCATGA
- a CDS encoding response regulator, whose product MEDVALGPARILLVDDEEGLRITLAANLELEGHTVLEAANGEEALRLLGEHPVDVVLSDMRMPGLHGVDLLRRIKQARPDMPVVLMTAFTAEELVEDALAEGAFTVLPKPFDVAHALDTILRAARAPQVLVVDDTEPVARAMVRALSTVGLRARAVYSGEEALTWLRSGDFDVCVLDLVMPEMSGPELVAKVKAADLSVAVIAMSGHVVPELLRKVAAQGAVVCMTKPVPLRELVQAIARVRGQPRVQGPVGPPGVRN is encoded by the coding sequence ATGGAGGACGTGGCTTTGGGCCCCGCTCGCATCCTTTTGGTCGACGACGAGGAGGGGCTGCGCATCACGCTCGCGGCGAACCTGGAGTTGGAGGGCCACACCGTCCTGGAGGCCGCCAACGGCGAGGAAGCGCTGCGTCTGTTGGGAGAGCACCCGGTGGATGTGGTGCTCAGCGACATGCGCATGCCGGGCTTGCACGGGGTGGACTTGTTGCGCCGCATCAAGCAGGCGCGCCCGGACATGCCCGTCGTGTTGATGACGGCCTTCACGGCGGAGGAACTGGTGGAGGACGCGCTCGCCGAAGGCGCCTTCACGGTGTTGCCCAAGCCCTTCGACGTGGCACACGCGCTGGACACCATCCTGCGCGCGGCGCGAGCGCCGCAGGTGTTGGTGGTGGACGACACGGAGCCGGTGGCCCGCGCCATGGTGCGCGCGCTGAGCACGGTGGGCCTGCGTGCGCGCGCCGTGTACAGCGGCGAAGAGGCGTTGACCTGGCTGCGTTCCGGCGACTTCGACGTGTGTGTGCTGGACCTGGTGATGCCAGAAATGAGCGGTCCGGAGCTGGTGGCCAAGGTGAAGGCGGCGGATTTGTCGGTGGCCGTTATTGCCATGTCCGGCCACGTGGTGCCGGAGCTGCTGCGGAAGGTGGCGGCGCAAGGCGCGGTGGTGTGTATGACGAAGCCGGTGCCTTTGCGGGAGTTGGTGCAAGCCATTGCTCGAGTGCGCGGACAGCCTCGGGTGCAGGGGCCCGTCGGGCCTCCGGGTGTGAGGAATTGA